The sequence below is a genomic window from Dyadobacter chenwenxiniae.
CTGCCTGAGCTTTCCGGATAGTTTCGATCGTGCCCGGCGCAATAGCGTAAACCTATTTATAGATTTCCAAAATCAAAAAGTGGATTTCGTTCAGGTTTACCTCAATGAAAGAGCAATTCAAATCCGTTTTGAAGATGGTAAGAAACTCGTTTTCAAGCTTTTTGGCAACCGGTCAAATTTGATTGCATTAAATGAAGAAGGCATAGCCACGCAGCTTTTTAACAACAAACTCCCTGCCGACAAATCGATCACTTCGGAATCCCTTAACCGCCAGATTGACCAGTCTTATGAGGCTTTTGTCCAAAATAAGGAGCGTTTCGAAGCTTTGTTTCCAACATTTGGGAAGCTTGTAAATGCCTACTTGGTGGAAAAAATAAGAGATTTAAATAATGCCTCAGAGAAGTGGGGCATCATTCAGCAAACATTAATTAAGCTGGATACGCCTCCCTATTATCTGACCAAAATCGAGCTCGTTCCGGCCCTTTCGCTTTTGCCTGTTGGCGAGATTATTACAGAATACAATGATCCTATTGAGGCCTTGAACGGGTTTTATTTAGCATACATCCGGCTCAGCGGCATTGACAAGGAGAAGGCTGAGATCATCCGCATGTTGAGAAAAAGACTCACGCAGACGGATCATTATCTCGAAAATACGTTTAAGAAACTCGTCGAGCTGGAAGAGGCTACCAAGAATGATGAGATTGGGAACATTATCATGGCCAATCTACATGCCATTCCCGAGCGGACTGAGAAAATAGAGCTTTTTGACTTTTACCGTGACCAGCCCATTGTTGTAAAATTAAAAAAGGATCTTACCGCACAGAAGAATGCAGAAGGTTATTACAGAAAGTCTAAAAACGAGAAAATCGAGTTGGGGAGATTAAATGATAGCCTTGCTGCGCGGGAAATTGAGCGTCAGAATTTGGCCAAACATTTGACGGCCATTGAATCGATTGAATCGTTGCGGGAGCTGAGAAGTTACATTAAAACGAACGGCCTCGATCATACCAAAGCCGTCGCCACAGCCACGGATCTTTTCAAAAAAGTAGAATTCATGGGTTACACCATTCTGATCGGGCGAAATGCCAAAAACAATGATGTTTTAACCAAACAATTTGCAACCAAAGACGATCTTTGGTTGCACGCAAAGGACGTTACGGGCTCGCATGTGGTGATCAAAAATCAGCCAGGACGCAATTTTCCGGCATTGGTTATCGAGCGGGCAGCGGAATTAGCGGCTTTTTATTCCAAAAGAAAAAACGATTCGCTGTGCCCGGTTATCTACACACCAAAGAAATTTGTCCGTAAACCAAAGGGTCTGCCGGAAGGGGCTGTGGTGATTGATAAGGAAAATGTTTTGATGGTGGCAGCGAAAGGTGAATAGCCGATTTATTCTGTTATAAATGAAGTTTTTAGTGCGTGAAACGTTTACATGTGCTTTGATAAGTCTGGCGATATGACGAACTTCGTATGAAAATAGAGAACAGGAATTTTTAGTGCAGAATGCTTGAAAGTCGTCGCTTTGTCATCATTGGTTTTTTTGCTTTAGTAGGTTTAATCTACTTATTACGACTTTTCTACTTGCAGGTTCTGGACGAAAGTTACTCCATCGAATCGTCCAGCAACTCCATTAAGCGTGTCATAGAAATCCCGTTTCGCGGGCAGATCTACGACCGCACCGGAAAGCTCATCGTTTATAATACACCCGTTTACGATTTATTGGTTACGCCTTACAAAGCGCGTGTGGATGATACGCTTCGTTTTTGCCAGGTTTTGGGTATTGAGCGCCGCGATTTTGACAGCTTAATGAACGCAGCGAGTGCATACAGCCGCGTAAAGCCATCCTTATTTCTCCGCCAGCTGTCCAAAGAGGATTTTGCCTCTATCCAGGACATTATGGTGGATTACTCGGGTTTTGAGTTTGCCAAAAGCTCCCTGCGCACATATACGGCGCCCACGCTCGCGAATACGCTCGGTTATGTGAGCGAGATTACAAGAGGTCAGCTGGAAAAGCAGGAAGAGCCTTATTACCGCCAGAGCGACTATATTGGCCAGAGCGGGATTGAAAAAATATATGAAAATGAACTGCGCGGGAAGCGCGGGACTAAGTTTGTCATGCAGAATGTGAGCGGCGTTTACAAAGGCCCCTGGAAAGGCGGTGAGTTGGATACAATGGCCGTTGCAGGTGCGAACCTTTATTCCGGAATTGACCTGGAAGTGCAGCAATATGCGGATAGTCTGATGGTTAATAAAGTGGGCAGCGTGGTGGCCATTGAGCCGAAAACGGGCCAGATCATTTCCATGGTTTCTGCACCCACTTATGATCCCAACATTCTGGCCAGTCGATATTTCTCCAAAAACTATGCTGCCCTGGCGCGAAATCCTTATAAGCCGCTCTTTAACAGACCGGTTATGGCGAGTTACAGGCCGGGATCTACATTTAAATTGATACAAGCTTTAATTGGTTTGCAGGAGGGCGTGATTACGCCGGAAAGCGGTTTTACGCATGCAAATTGTCCGGTTGGATGCCACAATCACCCGGCCACTGGAACCGTGGCTTTGGGGGTTATGCACTCGTGCAACCCGTATTTTTACAATGTTTTCAGGCGGATCATTTATAAAAACAACATTCAAAATACGTTCAAAGCTTCTGCGGTGGGTCTGGACGCGTGGCATGATGCGATCAGTAAATTCGGGATTGGACAAAGGTTGGGAATTGACCTACCGAGTGAATACAAAGGGAATTTGCCTAATAAAAAATACTATGACCGCTTCTATGGCGAATATCGCTGGAAGTTCTCCAACATTTATTCGCTAAGCATCGGCGAAGGCGAGTTGTTGATCACGCCGCTCAAAATGGCAAATGTGGCTGCGATCATTGCAAACAAAGGTTATTTCTACACGCCACACGTAATCCACGGTATTGGTGACGCCAAGAAAGTGAATCCCGATTTTTTGGTAAGGCACGACACAGGAGTCGAATCGCACAATTTTGATCCTGTTATTGAGGGAATGATCGGTGCGGTGGAAGGCGGAACGGCCCGCAGGTCGCGCGTGGAAGGCATTACCATTGCCGGAAAAACGGGAACTTCGCAGAACAAACGCGGGGACGACCATTCGATCTTCATCGCCTTCGCACCGGTTGAAAATCCCAAAATCGCTATTGCTGTTTTTGTAGAAAACGCAGGGGCAGGAGGCTCGGCCGCTGCCCCGATTGCCAACTTGATCATTGAAAAATATTTAACCAGAAAGATTACCAATAAGGCATTGGAAGAGCGGATGTTCAAGGCAGATTTGATGAGCAAAGTGATCTTGCCTGGACAGAAAAAGCCGATCTCCGCGGACTCGTTGAAGAAAAAGCTAATTTCTGCGGATTCATTGAAGAAAAAAGCGGTTTCGAAGCCGGTAACCCCACCTGAAAAACAATAACCCAACACACCAATGGCGGAAAATAAGCCCATAACAAAGAATGTAGACTGGATGGTGGTGCTCATTTACATCGCCTGTCTGGGGATTGGCTGGGTGAATATTTACGCTGCCGTTTACAACCCTGAAGTGAATATGAGCATGTTCGATTTGGGGAACAATGCCGGGAAGCAGCTGATGTGGATTGGAACAGCCGCTTTACTGATCATTTGCATCCTTGTGATTGATTATAAATTCTATGAGACCTTTTCCTTCATCATATATGCGGTCATTGTTTTCTTGCTGGTCGTCGTTTTATTCGCGGGATCGAACATTAATGGATCACGCTCGTGGATCAAGTTTGGGGCGTTTTCGTTGCAACCTGCGGAGTTTTCAAAGCTGGCAATCAGTCTCGCCATTTCCAAATATCTGAGTGATCCTGCAATCAGTCTTACGCGCAAGCTCAAAGATTATTATCCCATTATGGGGATCATTGCATTGCCCGCATTTCTCATTCTTTTATCCAACGAAACGGGTTCAATGCTCGTTTTTGCTTCATTTGCGATTGTGCTTTACCGCGAAGGAATGCCTGGATTTATTCCGGCAATCGGCATGGTAACGGCTGCTTTGCTGATCATTACATTGCTTTTTGTGAAGTGGTATATTGCCGGTGTGATCATTGTCATTGCGGGTCTGGCGATCTGGCTGATGCCCGTTATGACGCGTAGGCGGGGCGGACTTTGGGCAACGATCATTATTGCATTTGTGATGATCGGGATTGTGTTCGGGGTGGACTTTTTTATGAATAATGTGCTTCAAAAACACCAGAGGGGCCGTATTATGGTGCTTTTGGATCCTGATTCCGATCCGCGCGGAATTGGCTGGAATGTGATCCAGTCCAAGATTGCGATCGGCTCAGGCGGATTTGCAGGGAAGGGATTTTTGCAGGGGACGCAGACTAAATTTGATTTCGTGCCCGAACAAAGCACCGACTTTATATTTTGCACCGTAGGAGAGGAGCATGGTTTTATCGGCTCCGCTATCGTGGTTGTGCTCTTCGTTTCCCTGATAGCCAGGCTCGTTGTGCTCGCAGAACGACAGCGAAGCCGGTTTGCGCGGGTTTACGGTTACTGCGTAGCCGGAATTATCTTTTTCCACTTCATGGTCAACATTGGCATGACCATCGGTTTAATGCCCGTGATCGGGATTCCATTGCCATTTTTCAGTTACGGAGGTTCGTCCCTCTGGTCTTTTTCGATCTTGCTTTTCGTTTTCCTAAAAATCGACGCCCAGCGACCGTTTACGTTGTCGAGGGGCTGAGATGAATGATTGAATGAGTGAATGAAAAAAAACTATTCAGTCATTCAGTCATTCAAAATTTGCTTATTCAGTCATTCAATCATTCAATCATTCAAAATTCATTAAACCTTCCCAGCTGCCAGAATCAGCAAAACCCATCCGGCGATTAGTGCCAATCCGCCAATAGGTGCCGTTGCGCCGAATTTTGTGATGCCGGTAAAGCAAATGGCGTAAAGTGAACCTGAAAAAATGATCACACCGATCGCAAATGCATTGCCTGACCAACCCAGTAATTTAATGGCGTCCGTGCCGGCGCGTTGCATGAGCAATCCTACCAAAACCATGGCTATGGCGTGGTAAAACTGATATTTTACAGCTGTTTCAAAAGTGTCGCTCCGGCCGGAAGCTTCCAGCATTCCTTTCAATGCATGTGCACCGAACGCGCCTAACGCCACGGCTAGCGCACCCAAAATCCCACCGGCCTGAATCATGAATTTCATATTATTTATCAATTAAGGTAATGTGAATGCATTGCGGGAAATGTCCGTTTTACGGCTTGCATATTAGTATAGCCAGCATTTCGCAGTGCGGTAAAGTTATGCCCGGATTGAGCTGTAACCAACTCTTTGATTCAATTTTATTATCTTGCGTGGTTGTAAAAAAGGCGGGGAGATCGTAGCCGCCAATGTTGGATAAGAATTACGAAATGACTTTAAAAAGCTTTATAGCGCTCTGGACTCATCGTTATCATAAATATTCGCACATTAGCAAAGCCCATCTTCTTGGTTATCAGGCTTGGTTACATTTCAAAGGCGTAAAAAGTAAATTAAGGAAGGATCAAAAGCTAATCGCGATCATCCGCACGGAACATTTTGGGGACATCGTGGCAGCAGAACCGATCTCGCGTTATGTGCGCTCCCTGCACCTTAATGCGCACATTGTTTGGTTTGTTAAACCTTCGTTCGCTGAACTGGTTGCGCATAATCCTTCTATCGACGAGGTCTTTAAGGAATTTTGTGTGACAGAACGGAAGACGTTGCTGGATACGGGCGTTTTTGATGAGGTTATCCAGCTGCAATTCACCAACAATAACCATTGCCCCAAATGCCAGGTTTTTATTAATAATCCGGTTGCAACGCGGCGTAACATCAACATTTTCAATTATTTCAATTTTGGAAATTTGCTGGAAGTTTTCGCTCAGACAGGCGATCTGATTCCTGAAAAAGCTGCATTTCCTGCGGATGACCGTCCCCGACTTTATTTGCAGGAAAGTCACCGTCAAAAAGTGGATTCTTTGCATTTAAAAGAACCATTTATCGTGCTGCATTGCCAGTCCAATTACGCGCCGAAAGACTGGCCTGCCGAAAAATGGGAGCAGCTGGTGCAATGGCTGGCGGGTAATTATCCTTATCAGATCGTCGAAATTGGCCTGAAAAGCAATCTTTCGGTAACTGCGAAATCGTATCGCAACCTATGCGGTCAGCTGAGCATTTTGGAAACAGCCGAGGTAATCCGCCGTGCTTCCTATTTTATCGGATTGGACAGCGGTCCTTCGCATTTGGGCAATGCTTCGGGCACATTCGGAATGATTTTAATGGGTTCGCTGAATGATTTTCCAGAGTATAATCCCTATTCAGGAGGTTATGGAAGGCAGGAGAATGCGATTTTTGTACGTCAGAAAGGCCTTCCGTGCTCGCAGCTTTCGTTTGATTTTGTAAAGGACAAAGTCGCTGGCGTTATCCAGCTACCTTGACCCGAAAATATAGCTTCCAACCCGCACAAGCGTGCTGCCTTCCTCCATCGCGATCGAGTAGTCCGCGCTCATACCCATGGAAAGCTCCTGCATGCTGATCTGCTCGCTATTGTATTTTTTGAATGATTCGAACAAAGACTTCAACCCCCGGAATTCATTCCTGACCGCCTGCTCATCTGCCGTATTCGACGCCATTCCCATCAACCCCAATATGCGCACATTCTTCAATGTTTTCAATGCCGGGGTGGTCAGTATTTCAACAGCTTCTTCTTCCGACAATCCAAATTTTGTCTCTTCCTGCGCGATGAAAATTTGCAGCAGGCAATCGATTACGCGTTCATTTTTCGCAGCTTCTTTATTGATCTCCTTTAATAATTTGAAACTGTCAACAGAATGCACCAGTGTAACATACGGTGCCATATATTTGACCTTATTGGTCTGCAAATGGCCGATCATGTGCCATTCGATGTCCTTGGGAAGCGCCTCATGTTTGGCTGTCATCTCCTGCACCTTGTTCTCGCCAAAACGCTTGCAGCCAGCCTGATAAGCTTCCAGGAGAACTTCTACGGGCTTGGTTTTTGTTACCGCAATCAAACGGGTTTCCTGTTTTAATCCTTTTTCTATTTGTCCAATATTTTCAGCAATTGACGGCATTTGGGGAGACTAATTTTTTGAGTATTAAAGTATTAAACGGCAAATTTGCTTGTCGGCATCCAGAAATAGATGTTAACATATTTCAAAATTGAAAAAAACATAGTTCTTTTACCAACTAATTAAAAATATAACCTTCTGTATGGACTATAATCAGGAACAAAAGCAAGACAGGAAAACACTTTTATGGGCCGCTCTGGCCGTATTGCTATTGCTTAACTTGGTGCTTGTTTATTTTATCTATCATGAAAAACAGGAAAATCTCGCAAAAGACGACATTATAACGGCCAAGACAGAGGAAGTTCTTTTTATCAAAACCAAACTTGACTCTATTTCACAGGAGCTCGACATTAAAATTGCAGAAATTCAGAAGCTCGGGGGCAGTGTGGATTCATTGTTGGCAATGAAATCGCAGCTGGAAAAGGATAAGCTGGAATTAAAGAATATGAGCAATTATTCAGCGTCGGGTTACAACAAGAAGATCAAAGGATATGAAACTGTGCTGAATGAAAAAGACACAGAAATTGCTGAGCTAAAACAGGAACTGGGCATTGCGACTTCAAAAAACCAGGAACTGAACGAAAAAGTTACCGGGCTGGAATCGGAGAAGCAACTGCTGGCAGACTCCGTTACCAATTATTCGGTTCAAAACAGGGAGTTGGCTGAGAAAGTTACCATTGCATCAGCATTAAGAGCTGAAAACCTGACGGTTAATGCAGTTTCGGCAAAAGGCAAGGAACGTGAGGGCGGAAAATACAAAGCAAAACGCATTGATAAACTGCGGGTGAATTTTAGTTTGGCGCCGAATGCGGTTGCAAAACAGAATGAAAAGGAAATGTATTTGCGCATTCTGGATCCGGACGGCGCGGTCTTGTCGGATATGGCAACAGGGTCGGGATCATTCATGCATGATGGCAAGGAGTTGATTTACAGCTCACGTCAAACGGTTAATTTTACAAATAGCGGACAATCGGTTGACATCTTATACGGGCGTGGCGGCATTCCTTTGAAAGACGGCAAGTATGCGATTGAAGTGTACAGTGAAGGATTTAAAATTGGGCAGGGCGACTTCGAAGTGAGGTAATCAGGCTGAATAACTTGAATTTAAGTAAGATCGGGGCTTGGAATTGTAGATTTCAAGCCCTATTTTTGCACCCTCATTTTGGTATGATCCCAAAGTGAGGGTTTTTATTTTACATTATATAATTAATCAATTACCGTATGTCTAAGCAATATGAAACGGTGTTCATTCTAACTCCCATTTTGTCTGAGGCCCAGGCAAAGGACGCCGTTGAAAAATTCACGACAATCATCACCGCAAATGGTGGATCGATTGTACATGAAGAAAATTGGGGATTGCGCAAGCTGGCCTACCCCATCCAAAAGAAAAACTCAGGTTTCTATCATGTTGTAGAATACACAGCAAATGAAGGAAACGTGGTTGACGTTTTGGAAACCGAATTCCGTCGTGACGAGCGCATTTTGCGTTTTATGACCATCGCCCTGGATAAGCATTCCATTGCTTACAACGAGAAAAAACGCAAGGGTCTGGTTGGAAGAAAAAGAGAAGAATCAACTGAGTCTAAAACCGAAAACGCATAAGCTATGTCACTAGTAAACGAACCGGTTGAAAAAAACAATAACCGTAAGAAATATTGCCGTTTTAAGAAAGCAGGCATTAAATATATCGACTACAAGAATCCTGATTTCTTATTGAAACTGGTGAATGAGCAAGGTAAGATCTTGCCACGCCGCCTTACAGGAACGAGCTTGAAATATCAACGCAAAGTTTCTCAGGCAATTAAAAGAGCGCGTCACTTGGCTTTATTGCCTTTTGTTGCTGATCAATTGAAATAATATAGAAAGAGCTACAAACAATGGAAATCATACTAATAACTGATATAGCAGGTGTAGGTTATAAGAACGACATCGTGACTGTGAAAGCAGGTTACGGTCGTAATTACCTTATCCCTCAGGGTTATGCATTATTGGCTAACGCCTCTAACCGCAAAATCGTTACTGAAAACGTTCGCCAGGCTGCACACAAAGCTGAAAAGCTTAAAAAAGATGCGGAAGATATCGCAGCAGCCATCGGTGATCTTACAATTGATATCAAAACAGTGGTTGGAGAAAGCGGCCGTATCTTCGGACGTGTTACCAATACACAGGTTTCTGATATTCTTAAAGCAAAAGGTTTCAACATCGATCGCAAGAAAATTACTTTGGACGACGTAAAATCCATCGGAACTTACTCTGCAACAATCGATTTGCACAAAGAAGTGAAACACAAAATCGCGCTGAACGTTATCGCGCAGGAAGATTAATTGTTTCGCTAAGACATAAAAAAAGGCAGCCCCAAAAGGCTGCCTTTTTTATGTCTTAGCGAAAGCTATCAGCTATCAGCCATTCAAGTCTATCTCCCGAGAGCTTATTGCCGACAGCCGACAGCTGACTGCCGCCCGTCACTGTGCTGGAATCCGTAAAACCTGGCCTGGATAAATCTTGTCCGGATGAGTAAGCATTGGCTTGTTCGCTTCGAAAATGATGGGATACTTCATCATATCGCCATAGACTTCTTTTGCTATTTTTGAAAGCGTGTCGCCTTTTTCCACAGTGTGGTAAGTTGCTTCCGGTGCTGGAGTTGCCACTTTCAGGCGGTTGTCTACGACTTGTACGCCTTCTACGTTACCTACGGCAAGCGCTATTTTCTCGGCGTCTTCCTGATTGGACACTTCACCTTCAATGGTCACTGTATCGCCTGAAGTCTTAACCGTCAGATTGTTATACGCAAGTCCGAGCGCTTTAACGTGCGCCAGCAGCGCGCTGGCACGCAATGGTTCTGCCTCAGGTGCCGGAACGGCAGCTACATCTTCTTTTTTAAATACTTTTTCCCCTACGCCCTTTAAAAACGATAGTAAGCCCATGTTTAAGTTGTTTTAATGTGAGATTAACTGGGTAAGTGCAATTATTATACCAAAGTTTTTTACCTCAAATCGCTAAAAGAGGTGAGAACAACCTCATCTTTCAGGTGTGAGTTTGTACTTTTGCAACAGGTCAATCAAATGCTCGATATTCTGCCAATCAATGAATCGTAACGCATCGCTGGATAAATTAAGAAGTGAAGAGTTTGATATTTGTATCATTGGAGCGGGGGCAAGCGGGGCAGGTTGTGCGTTGGATGCCATTTTACGCGGATATAAAGTCGCTATCATTGATAAGAAAGATTTCGCTTCTGAAACCTCGTCCCGTTCCACCAAGCTGATACACGGCGGCGTGCGTTACCTGGAACAGGCCTTCAAAAAATTAGATTTTGCGCAGCTCAAACAAGTCCGCCACGGCTTGGAAGAGCGGCATACTGTTCTCAAAAACGCACCACACCTGGCGCGTCCGCTCGCGCTGATGACGCCGGTAAGTTCCTGGATTGAAGGGTTGTATTTCAAAATAGGATTGCAGCTCTACGATACATTTGCGACCAACGATTCACTTCCGAAAAGCAAATGGCTTTCCAAAAAGGAAGTTTTGGCTAAAATCCCGACGCTGAACAAAAAAAAGCTCCATAGTGGCGTGCTGTATTACGATGGGCAGCTGGACGACGCACGTTATTGTCTGGCACTGGTGCAATCGGCCTCGGAGGCGGGCGCCGCTGCTGCGAATTATCTCGATGTGACCGGTTTTACTAAAAATGACTCAGGGAAACTGGTTGGTGTTCAGGTGAAGGACATGCAGCTGGGATCTGAATTCATTATTAAATCGAAGCTGGTTATTAATTGCACGGGGCCGTTTTCAGACAAAATCCGGTTGCTGGCTAACCCTGCGTTGCCTGAGCGGCTTCGTCCTAGTAAGGGCGTTCATGTTGTACTGCCTTATGAGACGTTAAATAGTGAATATGCAATGCTTATTCCCAAAACCTCCGATGGCCGGGTGGTTTTTGCCATTCCTTTTGAGGGGGCAATGATGATCGGGACAACGGATACTGAATCGGATAGCATTGATTCTGAGGCTACTTTAAATGAGTCCGAGAAAAAATATCTTGTTGACACGCTAAATCCGTTTTTAGCAAATCCGATCAACATTACAACATTAAAAGCCGGTTTTGGCGGGTTGAGGCCCTTGCTTGCCGCAGATCCGTCCAAGTCAACAAAAAGCTTGGTAAGAGATCATGAGGTGGAGGTGGACCCGTCCAGCGGGCTGGTGAGTTTGCTGGGTGGGAAATGGACAACTTACCGTCTGATGGCGAAAGATACGATTGACGAGGCAGATGCCATTCTATTTAAACGAAATGAATGTTTGACTGCAAACTACGTGCTGGCTGGCGGCGAAAACTACGACTCTTCTTTATCTGAAAAACTGATTCCAAAATATGCATTGCCTGCCGATGTTGCAATACATCTGGTCAGAAAATATGGGTCGCGGGCTATATCGGTGGCAGATCTGACGGAACAAGACATTAGTTTAAAAGAGCGTTTAAGCGATTCTTATCCTTACATTAAGGCAGAGGTTGTCTATGCCGTTCGAAATGAAATGGTTATCACACCCCGGGACTTCCTGGCAAGACGGGTCAGGTTGGAAATTACAGATTGGCAGGAAACCTTAAATTGTCTGCCTGTTGTTGCTAGTCTGATGGCACGGGAATTGGGTTGGGATGAAAGTGAAACGCAGCGGCACATTGATGACTATGGCCTGCAACTCAAACAATTTATCACCGACGCCGGAGCCTAGCAACCAAATCACTTTAAACCAGGGATGTACATTACCGACTTAGCTTGTATCTCACCCCAGCGAACTTTTGATAACGCCTTTTTTGAAGGAGAGATAAAAGTGCACTTTGGCAATCGCTACGCGGCCGTCGAGCCCGGTTATGGAGAATTAATTCCAGCCGGCTTGCTGCGCAGAATGGGCAAGGCTGTGCGCATGGGCGTAGGAGCAGGGCTTCCTTTGATCCGTAAAACCCAAGTGGACGGAATAATTCTCGGAACCGCGAATGGAGGACTGGAGGACTGCCTGAAATTTCTAAACCAGATCGTAGACTACGATGAGGGCACATTAACACCAACCCATTTTGTACAGAGCACGCCTAATGCAGTGGCGGGAAATCTGGCCCTGATGAGCAAGGTGACCGGCTATAATACCACACATGTGCACA
It includes:
- a CDS encoding glycerol-3-phosphate dehydrogenase/oxidase, translated to MNRNASLDKLRSEEFDICIIGAGASGAGCALDAILRGYKVAIIDKKDFASETSSRSTKLIHGGVRYLEQAFKKLDFAQLKQVRHGLEERHTVLKNAPHLARPLALMTPVSSWIEGLYFKIGLQLYDTFATNDSLPKSKWLSKKEVLAKIPTLNKKKLHSGVLYYDGQLDDARYCLALVQSASEAGAAAANYLDVTGFTKNDSGKLVGVQVKDMQLGSEFIIKSKLVINCTGPFSDKIRLLANPALPERLRPSKGVHVVLPYETLNSEYAMLIPKTSDGRVVFAIPFEGAMMIGTTDTESDSIDSEATLNESEKKYLVDTLNPFLANPINITTLKAGFGGLRPLLAADPSKSTKSLVRDHEVEVDPSSGLVSLLGGKWTTYRLMAKDTIDEADAILFKRNECLTANYVLAGGENYDSSLSEKLIPKYALPADVAIHLVRKYGSRAISVADLTEQDISLKERLSDSYPYIKAEVVYAVRNEMVITPRDFLARRVRLEITDWQETLNCLPVVASLMARELGWDESETQRHIDDYGLQLKQFITDAGA